From one Streptomyces sp. R41 genomic stretch:
- a CDS encoding DNA-binding protein: MDAAQQEATARARELQRNWYGEPLGALFRRLIDDLGLNQARLAGVLGLSAPMLSQLMSGQRAKIGNPAVVQRVQLLQDLAGQVADGSVSAAEATERMDEIKKSQGGSVLSNTTQSTTSSGAPTVKRVVREIQSLLRSVAAAGDIIEAADTLAPTHPELAEFLRVYGAGRTSDAVAHYQSHQS; encoded by the coding sequence ATGGACGCCGCACAGCAGGAAGCAACCGCAAGAGCCCGGGAGCTGCAGCGGAACTGGTACGGGGAGCCGTTGGGGGCGCTCTTCCGTAGGCTCATAGACGATCTGGGGCTCAACCAGGCGCGTCTTGCCGGGGTGCTGGGCCTGTCCGCGCCCATGCTGTCGCAGCTGATGAGCGGTCAGCGCGCCAAGATCGGCAATCCCGCGGTGGTCCAGCGAGTGCAGCTGCTGCAGGACCTGGCGGGGCAGGTCGCGGACGGCAGCGTCAGCGCCGCCGAGGCGACCGAGCGCATGGACGAGATCAAGAAGTCGCAGGGGGGATCGGTGCTCAGCAACACCACGCAGTCGACGACCAGTTCGGGCGCGCCGACGGTCAAGCGGGTGGTCCGCGAGATCCAGTCGCTGCTGCGCTCGGTGGCGGCCGCCGGGGACATCATCGAGGCGGCGGACACCCTCGCCCCGACCCACCCGGAACTGGCAGAGTTCCTCCGGGTGTACGGCGCCGGCCGTACCTCCGACGCGGTCGCGCACTACCAGTCCCACCAGAGCTGA
- a CDS encoding protein kinase, producing the protein MGEVFAGRYELVDPIGRGGVGAVWRAWDHRRRRYVAAKVLQQSDAHALLRFVREQALRIDHPHVLAPASWAADDDKVLFTMDLVAGGSLVHLVNDYGPLPPPFVCVLLDQLLAGLAAVHAEGVVHRDIKPANVLLEATGTARPRLRLSDFGIAMRLGEPRLTETNYVVGTPGYFAPEQMLGAEPDFPADLFAVGLVALYLLEGAKPDAKALIEYFAENGTPSAPRGIPEPLWQVVATLVQPDPHARFRTATGARKALASAAELLPEPGPDDELVEVFDQLGPLPEGFGPKGPLRGSPGPSTGSSSSGARPGAPTAAELGPDDTSSWLGPDDTPSWPGPHNTPSRPGPHKTPSGPEHEATPSWSGPEAHSGSNARSMPSSNPGSGPGSTSVSGPDSASDSGRGPAFGPGPGSGSGSGSGSGSGSGSGSGSEPWHHGSGTLSQEAVSGSVRSGSGTGDVHPDRTGHVRPESGSGHVRPESAGNRARPESIPDRVHPEPAASVVPPESVPSNVRPKPAPDDVPPQRASDLDTVPPQPSTMSDTGSFHLPPPQPAAPDTQSQSQPPSQSQPEPQPQQAWQDTQLNLAPHHPRHRPEQPPTPPTAVALPAQTPLYTPPFEPTPTPTASPTPTPTQVPSPHRPAAPSAAMQQHAYASTASYTARSAQVPPQAGAIPGHRARRARPRPGPPAKVAVPVLLLALACFAVGFWALAQI; encoded by the coding sequence ATGGGTGAGGTCTTCGCAGGCCGGTACGAACTGGTCGACCCGATCGGACGTGGGGGAGTCGGTGCGGTCTGGCGCGCCTGGGACCACCGGCGGCGCCGGTATGTGGCCGCCAAGGTGCTGCAGCAGAGCGACGCGCACGCGCTGCTGCGCTTCGTGCGGGAGCAGGCGCTGCGGATCGACCATCCACATGTGCTCGCTCCCGCCAGCTGGGCCGCCGACGACGACAAGGTCCTGTTCACCATGGACCTGGTCGCCGGGGGCTCCCTGGTCCACCTGGTCAATGACTACGGCCCCCTGCCTCCCCCCTTCGTCTGCGTTCTGCTCGACCAGTTGCTGGCGGGCCTCGCCGCCGTGCACGCGGAGGGCGTCGTGCACCGTGACATCAAGCCCGCCAATGTGCTGCTCGAAGCGACCGGCACGGCTCGGCCACGGTTGCGCCTGTCCGACTTCGGCATCGCGATGCGGCTGGGCGAACCACGACTGACAGAGACCAACTACGTGGTGGGAACGCCCGGTTACTTCGCCCCCGAGCAGATGCTGGGCGCCGAACCTGACTTCCCCGCCGACCTGTTCGCCGTCGGTCTGGTCGCCCTCTATCTACTGGAGGGCGCCAAGCCCGACGCCAAGGCGCTGATCGAGTACTTCGCCGAGAACGGCACGCCGTCCGCTCCGCGGGGCATACCCGAGCCGCTCTGGCAGGTCGTGGCCACGCTGGTGCAACCCGACCCGCACGCGCGGTTCCGCACCGCCACCGGGGCGCGGAAGGCGCTCGCCTCGGCCGCCGAGCTGCTGCCCGAGCCCGGCCCCGACGACGAGCTGGTCGAGGTCTTCGACCAACTCGGCCCGCTCCCTGAGGGGTTCGGCCCGAAGGGACCGCTGCGGGGATCGCCGGGGCCGAGCACCGGGAGCTCGTCGTCCGGGGCGCGTCCGGGCGCACCCACAGCGGCAGAACTCGGCCCCGACGACACGTCGTCCTGGCTTGGGCCCGACGACACACCGTCCTGGCCCGGGCCCCACAACACACCGTCCCGACCCGGCCCCCACAAGACACCGTCCGGCCCCGAACACGAGGCCACACCGTCTTGGTCCGGCCCAGAAGCCCACTCCGGGTCCAACGCCCGCTCGATGCCCAGCTCCAACCCTGGCTCTGGTCCGGGCTCTACGTCTGTCTCTGGTCCGGACTCTGCCTCTGACTCCGGTCGTGGCCCTGCCTTCGGTCCTGGGCCCGGCTCGGGTTCCGGCTCGGGCTCGGGTTCCGGCTCCGGCTCCGGCTCCGGCTCCGGCTCCGAGCCATGGCATCACGGCTCGGGGACGCTGTCCCAGGAGGCCGTTTCGGGGAGTGTCCGGTCGGGGTCCGGCACCGGTGACGTACACCCGGACCGCACGGGGCACGTACGACCAGAGTCCGGCTCCGGTCACGTACGCCCCGAGTCCGCCGGAAATCGCGCACGCCCGGAGTCCATCCCCGATCGCGTACACCCCGAGCCCGCTGCCAGTGTCGTACCGCCGGAGTCCGTCCCCAGCAACGTACGGCCGAAGCCCGCTCCCGACGACGTCCCACCGCAACGCGCCTCCGACCTCGACACCGTCCCCCCTCAGCCGTCCACGATGTCGGACACCGGTAGCTTCCACCTGCCGCCACCGCAGCCTGCTGCTCCCGACACGCAGTCGCAGTCGCAGCCCCCAAGCCAATCGCAGCCCGAGCCACAGCCTCAGCAGGCATGGCAAGACACGCAGCTGAACCTCGCGCCCCACCATCCGCGACACCGGCCCGAGCAACCGCCCACTCCCCCCACCGCGGTCGCCCTCCCGGCGCAAACTCCCCTCTACACCCCGCCCTTCGAACCCACGCCGACTCCCACGGCCTCCCCCACACCTACGCCCACGCAAGTGCCCTCCCCCCATCGGCCCGCTGCTCCGTCCGCCGCGATGCAGCAGCACGCGTACGCCTCTACTGCTTCATACACCGCTCGGTCCGCGCAGGTTCCGCCTCAGGCGGGGGCAATTCCGGGGCACCGTGCCAGGCGCGCACGACCGCGTCCGGGGCCGCCCGCGAAGGTGGCCGTCCCGGTCCTGCTGCTCGCGCTGGCCTGTTTCGCTGTGGGTTTCTGGGCGCTGGCCCAGATCTGA